One part of the Terrimicrobium sacchariphilum genome encodes these proteins:
- the vccA gene encoding Verru_Chthon cassette protein A produces the protein MKYLSPRRSHTTRGAALLIVLGCLVLLSILIVAFFSSVTTERKSAQSYSASSAVKLLAESTVNVVMGQIKEATRGVDSSGRPLAWASQPGMIRTYNSGGQAEAYYKLYSWSEMIGSGAFNPFASGQSPPADWMSQPARYTDLNSPVGGVYPILDPAAAGKVQGFSIASTAPASGTDAAPMPVQWLYVLKDGTMAVGTGTGSTVTVAGASKDNPIVSRIAFWTDDDTAKININTAAGDVWAEGANPPSAGNPGSFWDIPRTGTVFDRICLAKNQPAQNEFQRYPGHPATTYLSAVFPSLTAENIADIATRIKYGGSRGGTTVATASIPLDADRLYASVDELLYTKDRTASAVLTPDDVEKARFFLSAHSRAPEVNLFNQPRIVTWPLNAGTAATDRTAFDRLIAHCGTLNGRPYYFQRKDSTSSTVDLPSTAAATGLGRNRALISYLRNLTSSPIPGFSSGGGQTFLAKYPKDRDQILTEIFDYIRALNAQDRSNASIVSFTPSAPGSATLGKGQIVPIVDNSHADANSNPLRGFGRFPTVREAGLIFIGVGQTAGTAKSLPPSATQGMGVPIADGRTRVQAVFYLNLFDPSMGFGAYSPNFQIRVSGLQSFTWTDASGAVVTMGFPASTTVAVKRAYNSGIYGGYIGAASFIGVTPALVSTYVDLPTTSSSTVTSFGFGGGTVKVEILNAATAGSDVLQTLSVPFPSATFPVPALAPLLKDTNVWIDYRDTRAGSFAAPPAVGARFSGAANPAANTAGSASAKMFICGRDVVRSVQAVTDPRLIAAMSDVPAGYFQPPTDYFSPSVRSVHGVAEAANGATLYPATGGLSAKFVRGASYGNPAAPAVSTADLTYSAPSGSDPLQPTAAASGSVLGYPAPVAFGVNGAGNAEPMDGVYAGTNKTGNPPAGFALGDWDNGFSIVPDGAYINKADEGTTVGLSDGSQTPYFTALTNYANAGSTFFSPNRQMPSAVMFGSLPTGVFEDRPWQTLLFRPDPDGNKNHRGAQSPPDHLLLDLFNMPVVEPYAISDPFSTAGKINMNSQIVPFTYITRDTGVRAVLRPEQLLVLGSADATNYKQQSSTVATKRSFLDLDETMKGFQQRFASGEIFRSATEICDLWLVPRGQTYAGMQAFWNANQLVGDNSRERPYADIYPRLTTKSNTYTVHYRVQTLGKSRSTAANQWVEGKDMVTGEYRGSSTIERYLDTSDTTIPDYATASNPQPIDHFYKFRVLETRQFAP, from the coding sequence GTGAAATATCTTTCCCCAAGGCGGTCGCATACCACGCGCGGGGCGGCTCTTCTCATCGTCCTCGGCTGCCTCGTGCTGCTCTCGATCCTGATCGTGGCCTTTTTTTCCAGCGTGACCACGGAGCGAAAGTCGGCGCAATCCTACTCGGCCAGCTCCGCCGTGAAGCTGCTCGCGGAATCCACGGTGAACGTGGTGATGGGGCAGATCAAGGAGGCGACCCGGGGTGTTGACTCCTCCGGGCGTCCGCTTGCATGGGCTTCGCAGCCAGGAATGATCCGCACGTACAACTCCGGTGGGCAGGCGGAGGCCTATTACAAGCTGTACTCCTGGAGCGAGATGATCGGCTCGGGAGCGTTCAACCCCTTTGCCAGCGGGCAGTCGCCCCCGGCAGACTGGATGTCCCAGCCTGCACGCTACACGGATCTTAACAGCCCGGTGGGCGGGGTTTATCCGATCCTCGATCCGGCGGCCGCTGGCAAGGTGCAGGGATTCTCCATCGCGAGCACGGCACCCGCCTCCGGTACCGATGCAGCGCCGATGCCGGTGCAGTGGCTCTATGTCCTGAAGGACGGCACCATGGCGGTCGGTACCGGCACGGGATCGACTGTCACCGTGGCGGGGGCATCAAAGGACAATCCCATCGTGTCCCGCATCGCCTTCTGGACCGATGACGATACGGCAAAGATCAACATCAACACCGCGGCGGGAGACGTCTGGGCCGAGGGAGCCAACCCGCCGTCGGCGGGGAATCCCGGTTCCTTTTGGGACATCCCGAGGACAGGGACCGTGTTTGACCGCATCTGCCTGGCGAAAAACCAGCCGGCGCAAAATGAATTTCAGCGGTATCCCGGCCACCCGGCCACGACGTACCTGAGCGCAGTCTTTCCCTCGCTCACAGCGGAGAACATCGCCGACATCGCGACGCGGATAAAGTACGGCGGGTCCCGGGGCGGGACGACCGTGGCGACGGCCTCGATCCCGCTCGATGCCGACCGGCTTTACGCCTCGGTGGACGAACTGCTTTACACGAAGGACCGCACGGCGAGTGCGGTATTGACACCCGACGATGTGGAAAAAGCCCGGTTCTTTCTGAGCGCCCACAGCCGCGCTCCGGAGGTGAACTTGTTCAACCAGCCCCGCATCGTCACGTGGCCGCTCAATGCGGGCACGGCCGCGACGGACCGGACGGCATTTGACCGGCTGATCGCGCATTGCGGCACGCTCAACGGGCGACCGTATTACTTCCAGCGCAAGGACTCGACCTCCTCGACGGTTGATCTGCCGTCGACCGCCGCCGCGACCGGCCTGGGCCGCAATCGCGCCCTCATCAGCTATCTGCGTAATCTCACGAGCAGCCCGATTCCCGGATTCAGCTCCGGAGGGGGGCAGACCTTTCTCGCCAAGTACCCCAAGGATCGCGATCAGATCCTCACCGAGATCTTTGACTACATCCGGGCGCTCAACGCGCAGGACCGGTCCAATGCTTCGATCGTCTCGTTCACTCCCTCCGCGCCGGGCAGCGCCACTCTGGGCAAGGGGCAGATCGTGCCTATCGTCGACAACTCCCACGCTGACGCAAACTCCAATCCGCTTCGTGGGTTTGGACGGTTCCCGACCGTGCGCGAGGCCGGGTTGATCTTCATCGGTGTCGGGCAGACCGCAGGAACGGCCAAGAGCCTTCCGCCCTCGGCCACGCAGGGCATGGGGGTTCCCATCGCGGATGGAAGGACTCGGGTGCAGGCGGTGTTTTACCTCAATCTCTTCGATCCCAGCATGGGCTTTGGGGCGTACTCGCCGAATTTCCAGATCCGCGTGAGCGGACTCCAATCCTTCACCTGGACGGATGCGAGTGGAGCGGTGGTGACGATGGGCTTCCCGGCCAGCACGACAGTCGCGGTGAAGCGCGCGTACAACTCGGGCATCTATGGCGGCTATATCGGGGCGGCCTCTTTCATTGGCGTGACACCGGCCCTGGTCAGCACGTACGTCGATCTGCCGACGACGAGCAGCAGCACGGTGACGAGTTTCGGATTTGGCGGCGGCACGGTGAAGGTCGAGATCCTCAATGCTGCGACCGCCGGAAGCGATGTGCTGCAAACCCTCTCGGTGCCATTTCCCTCGGCCACCTTCCCTGTCCCTGCGCTGGCGCCCTTGCTGAAGGACACGAATGTGTGGATCGACTACCGGGATACACGGGCGGGTTCCTTTGCGGCGCCGCCTGCGGTCGGAGCGCGATTCTCCGGCGCGGCCAACCCGGCGGCCAATACCGCAGGCTCGGCCAGCGCGAAGATGTTTATCTGCGGGCGGGATGTGGTGCGCAGCGTGCAGGCGGTCACCGATCCGCGACTGATCGCGGCGATGAGCGACGTGCCCGCGGGTTACTTCCAGCCGCCGACGGATTATTTCTCACCCTCCGTGCGCAGCGTGCATGGCGTGGCGGAGGCCGCAAACGGGGCGACGCTTTATCCCGCCACCGGGGGGCTTTCGGCGAAGTTTGTCCGGGGAGCGAGCTATGGAAATCCCGCCGCGCCGGCGGTGAGCACGGCAGACCTGACCTACTCCGCGCCGTCGGGTTCGGACCCCTTGCAGCCCACGGCGGCAGCCTCCGGGTCGGTGCTGGGATATCCCGCGCCGGTTGCCTTTGGGGTGAATGGCGCAGGCAATGCGGAACCAATGGATGGCGTCTACGCCGGAACCAACAAGACGGGCAACCCGCCCGCCGGCTTTGCCCTCGGGGATTGGGACAATGGGTTCTCCATCGTTCCCGATGGCGCGTATATCAACAAGGCCGACGAGGGGACGACCGTCGGGCTTTCCGATGGCTCCCAGACGCCGTACTTCACCGCACTGACGAACTATGCCAATGCGGGCTCGACCTTTTTCTCGCCCAACCGGCAGATGCCCTCCGCGGTGATGTTTGGCTCACTGCCGACCGGGGTCTTTGAGGATCGCCCGTGGCAGACGCTGCTCTTCCGGCCCGATCCGGATGGAAACAAGAACCATCGCGGAGCGCAAAGTCCGCCGGATCACCTGCTGCTCGATCTCTTCAACATGCCGGTCGTCGAGCCCTACGCAATCAGCGACCCGTTTTCCACCGCCGGGAAGATCAACATGAATTCGCAGATCGTCCCCTTCACCTATATCACGCGAGATACGGGCGTAAGGGCGGTGCTGCGGCCCGAGCAGCTCCTGGTGCTTGGCTCGGCCGACGCGACCAACTACAAGCAGCAGTCGAGCACGGTCGCGACGAAGCGGAGCTTCCTCGACCTGGATGAAACGATGAAGGGCTTCCAGCAGCGCTTTGCCTCGGGGGAGATCTTTCGCTCCGCGACGGAGATTTGCGATCTCTGGCTGGTGCCGCGCGGGCAGACCTATGCCGGGATGCAGGCGTTTTGGAATGCCAACCAGCTCGTCGGGGACAACTCCCGCGAGCGGCCCTACGCGGACATCTATCCCCGCCTGACCACGAAATCGAACACCTACACCGTACACTATCGTGTGCAGACCCTGGGCAAGTCGCGCTCGACCGCCGCCAATCAATGGGTCGAGGGCAAGGATATGGTCACCGGTGAGTATCGAGGCTCGTCCACCATCGAGCGGTATCTCGACACGAGCGACACGACCATCCCCGATTACGCCACGGCATCCAACCCGCAGCCGATCGACCATTTCTATAAATTCCGGGTGCTGGAGACCAGGCAGTTCGCGCCATGA
- the vccD gene encoding Verru_Chthon cassette protein D — protein sequence MKHRIPCRLPSRRAFSLVELLVVICIIIVLAVLTVPAFSNISRGSNLTTGGTRLVDQLELARQAAMTRNCPVEFRIYQLPKAGDPPNGSPAVYRAFQVFSLDADGTQTNALTRVTMLPDNVYIVPGVAVSSLLDTQQGTSPSLVTAPAKPLGDYPAGSYRYVAFRFKPNGGTDLNAAPAKSWHLSLALTGDAMGSLGVPDNFFTVQLNALTGRTRLFRP from the coding sequence ATGAAACACAGGATTCCCTGCCGACTCCCATCACGCCGGGCCTTCAGTCTGGTGGAACTGCTCGTGGTCATCTGCATCATCATCGTGCTGGCGGTATTGACAGTTCCAGCCTTTTCCAACATCTCACGCGGGTCGAATCTCACCACGGGCGGCACGCGTCTGGTCGACCAGCTCGAGCTGGCCCGACAGGCCGCCATGACGCGAAACTGCCCGGTCGAGTTTCGCATCTATCAACTTCCCAAGGCGGGCGATCCGCCGAACGGGAGCCCGGCGGTTTATCGAGCCTTCCAGGTCTTCTCTCTCGATGCCGATGGCACGCAGACGAATGCGCTCACCCGCGTCACCATGCTGCCCGACAATGTTTACATCGTGCCGGGCGTGGCGGTTTCCTCGCTCCTCGACACCCAACAAGGCACCTCGCCCAGCCTGGTCACGGCACCGGCCAAGCCGCTCGGCGATTATCCGGCAGGCTCCTACCGGTACGTGGCCTTTCGCTTCAAGCCCAACGGCGGCACCGATCTCAACGCCGCCCCGGCCAAGTCGTGGCATCTCAGCCTGGCCCTCACGGGCGATGCCATGGGCAGCCTCGGAGTGCCTGATAATTTCTTCACCGTCCAGCTCAACGCCCTCACGGGCCGCACCCGGTTGTTCCGTCCTTAA
- a CDS encoding family 4 glycosyl hydrolase, translating into MPSKKITFIGGGSYQWVPVLFRDIAVNPFLKDATFVLHDIDLERNDELAHACRAIARKTGTNIRVETESNLNRALTGAAAVVLCISTGGLDAMEIDLEIPKRHGIYQSVGDSTGPGGIFRTLRNIPIVVDLVRRMEDYCPSAWLLNLTNPMNQIVRAVQQTSRIRVVGLCHEYKSFMTTLEKVLGLKDWHDSVSAKISGINHFAWITDLRIDGQDGLEMLRARLENGEATEVAGAGNDVNPSHSLSGNQIKFALFERYGAVPYPGDRHLAEFFPYFLSEKTGYGQAFGVKLTEISDRRGWITWYKERIAEWSNDDPDSVPLEPSEESLAPILAALIGGGPATIQPATLPNEGQVANLPLGTSVETLATFHGDSVFPHAGGELPLAITAILEKHSHIQDLTVEAALEGDREKALQAMLADPLNNSNDYRDIIAMFDEMMEAHAPLLPQFYPGEARSLPSAEKLEIAPGLVAV; encoded by the coding sequence ATGCCATCGAAGAAGATCACATTTATTGGGGGAGGTAGTTACCAGTGGGTGCCCGTGCTGTTCCGGGATATCGCCGTGAACCCCTTCCTGAAAGACGCAACGTTTGTCCTCCACGACATCGATCTGGAGCGCAACGACGAGCTGGCGCATGCCTGCCGGGCCATCGCTCGCAAGACCGGTACAAACATCCGCGTGGAGACGGAGAGCAACCTGAATCGCGCTCTCACCGGAGCCGCGGCGGTCGTGTTGTGCATTTCCACGGGAGGGCTGGATGCGATGGAGATCGACCTGGAAATTCCCAAGCGGCATGGAATTTATCAATCCGTCGGGGACTCCACGGGACCGGGAGGGATTTTCCGCACGCTGCGCAACATCCCGATCGTGGTCGATCTCGTGCGGCGGATGGAGGATTACTGCCCGAGTGCGTGGCTGCTCAACCTGACCAATCCGATGAACCAGATCGTGCGTGCCGTGCAGCAGACGAGCCGCATCCGGGTGGTGGGGCTTTGTCACGAGTACAAGAGCTTCATGACCACGCTGGAGAAGGTGCTCGGCCTGAAGGACTGGCATGACTCGGTGTCGGCGAAGATATCGGGCATCAATCATTTTGCCTGGATCACCGACCTGCGCATCGATGGGCAGGATGGGCTGGAGATGCTGCGTGCCCGGCTGGAGAATGGCGAGGCGACGGAGGTCGCGGGGGCGGGCAATGACGTCAATCCCAGCCACAGCCTGAGCGGCAACCAGATCAAGTTTGCCCTCTTTGAGCGCTACGGCGCGGTGCCTTATCCGGGCGACCGGCATCTGGCGGAGTTCTTTCCGTATTTCCTCTCGGAGAAAACGGGCTATGGCCAGGCCTTTGGGGTAAAGCTGACGGAAATCTCCGACCGGCGCGGGTGGATCACGTGGTACAAGGAACGCATCGCCGAGTGGTCGAATGATGATCCGGATTCCGTACCGCTGGAGCCATCCGAGGAGTCGCTCGCTCCGATCCTCGCGGCCTTGATCGGGGGAGGCCCGGCGACGATTCAGCCCGCGACGCTGCCAAACGAAGGCCAGGTCGCAAACCTTCCGCTGGGCACCTCGGTGGAGACGCTGGCGACCTTTCATGGAGACAGCGTGTTTCCCCACGCGGGGGGTGAACTGCCGCTCGCGATCACGGCGATCCTCGAGAAGCACTCGCACATCCAGGACCTGACCGTCGAGGCGGCGCTGGAGGGTGATCGGGAAAAGGCGCTGCAGGCCATGCTGGCCGACCCGCTGAACAACTCCAACGACTACCGCGATATCATTGCGATGTTTGACGAGATGATGGAGGCTCATGCTCCGCTCCTGCCGCAGTTTTATCCGGGCGAGGCGCGGTCCCTCCCATCGGCAGAGAAGCTTGAAATTGCTCCCGGTCTGGTTGCCGTCTAG
- a CDS encoding alpha-amylase family glycosyl hydrolase, translating to MKRSRPEPAWLDHAVFYEVYPQSFYDSNGDGIGDIRGIIEKLDHIASLGCNAIWLNPCFESPFGDAGYDVSDFYKVAPRYGTNEDLYELFRLAHEKGMRVVLDLVAGHTSIEHPWFKASAEERPNRHTNWYIWTSSVWEWAPYPLQQINGYSTRDGNYVTNFFHFQPALNYGFAHPDPDKPWQLPVDHPDVQAVHAELRAIMEFWLDRGADGFRVDMASSLIRNDESKEAIVAFWQEIRGWFDRRFPEAVLIAEWSMPEIAIRAGFHIDFMIHFGTAAYTELFRSETTNDMRPQVERSGHSYFHSEGQGDIRRFLEPFLQHYEATREIGYISIPTGNHDISRLRARRTDAELKVIYAFLLTLPGIPFIYQGDEIGQYNVDGLPSKEGGYVRTGARTPMQWDDSANAGFSTAPAEWLYLPVDPNPSRPTISAQESDPDSLLQAVRSLARLRGEHPALQGAGDFEPVQTGAGGYPFVYRRSRDGKSVLVALNPSGRAVEAAVNNVTPRRLLAGAGARVEERAGAVTLVMDAVSFAIWEEA from the coding sequence ATGAAACGTTCTCGCCCGGAGCCAGCCTGGCTCGATCACGCCGTCTTTTACGAAGTCTATCCCCAGAGCTTTTACGACTCGAATGGCGATGGCATCGGTGACATCCGCGGCATCATTGAAAAACTCGACCACATCGCGTCCCTCGGCTGCAACGCCATATGGCTGAATCCCTGCTTTGAGTCCCCCTTTGGCGATGCGGGTTATGATGTGAGCGATTTCTACAAGGTCGCGCCGCGTTATGGGACCAATGAGGATCTGTATGAGCTCTTCCGGCTGGCGCATGAAAAAGGGATGCGTGTGGTGCTGGACCTCGTGGCGGGCCACACCTCGATCGAGCATCCGTGGTTCAAAGCCTCCGCCGAGGAGCGGCCCAACCGCCACACGAACTGGTACATCTGGACCTCGAGCGTGTGGGAGTGGGCGCCGTATCCGCTCCAGCAGATCAACGGCTACTCGACGCGGGACGGCAACTACGTCACGAACTTCTTCCATTTCCAGCCTGCGCTGAATTATGGCTTTGCCCACCCCGATCCGGACAAGCCCTGGCAACTGCCGGTGGATCATCCCGACGTGCAGGCGGTGCATGCGGAACTGCGGGCGATCATGGAGTTCTGGCTCGACCGTGGGGCCGACGGGTTCCGTGTCGACATGGCCTCGTCGCTGATCCGCAATGATGAGAGCAAGGAGGCGATCGTCGCCTTCTGGCAGGAGATTCGCGGGTGGTTTGACCGGAGGTTTCCGGAGGCTGTGCTGATCGCCGAGTGGTCGATGCCGGAGATCGCGATCCGGGCGGGATTTCACATCGATTTCATGATCCACTTTGGCACCGCGGCCTACACAGAGTTGTTTCGCTCCGAGACGACGAATGACATGCGGCCGCAGGTCGAGCGCAGCGGACACAGCTATTTTCACTCCGAGGGGCAGGGCGACATCCGGCGCTTCCTGGAGCCCTTTCTCCAGCATTACGAGGCGACGAGGGAGATCGGCTACATCTCGATCCCGACGGGGAATCACGACATCTCCCGGCTGCGCGCCCGCCGCACGGACGCGGAACTGAAAGTGATCTACGCCTTTCTCCTCACCCTGCCGGGCATCCCCTTCATCTATCAGGGCGATGAGATCGGGCAATACAACGTCGACGGCCTGCCGAGCAAGGAGGGCGGGTACGTGCGCACGGGAGCGAGGACGCCGATGCAGTGGGACGACTCGGCCAATGCGGGGTTCTCCACCGCTCCCGCCGAATGGCTTTATCTGCCGGTCGACCCGAATCCCTCACGGCCCACGATCTCCGCGCAGGAGAGCGATCCCGATTCGCTGCTGCAGGCGGTGCGAAGCCTTGCGCGATTGCGGGGCGAGCATCCGGCGCTTCAGGGCGCGGGTGATTTTGAGCCGGTGCAGACCGGGGCGGGAGGTTATCCATTCGTGTACCGGCGGTCGCGTGATGGCAAAAGCGTGCTGGTCGCGCTCAATCCCTCCGGTCGTGCGGTCGAGGCGGCGGTGAACAACGTCACCCCCCGCCGGCTGCTGGCCGGGGCCGGAGCGCGGGTCGAAGAGCGCGCCGGAGCCGTGACGCTGGTGATGGATGCGGTGAGCTTCGCCATCTGGGAGGAGGCATAA
- a CDS encoding alpha/beta hydrolase: protein MAANLIIRDLSESPAPWALDLHLPEGDGPFPVLIWIHGGGWHSGTKDIDFAEPYLRAGFALASIGYRLTSGGSCFPAPIEDCVAATAWFQRNASRWNIDCSRPGIFGHSAGGHLASLVALASAGATPFARPDLRPFARALIWSGPLNLAREAGGWPRSTFAWNPDDAYCRTFFPGGAYDEEFATWASASSYLSPGMPPTLVIHGQDDQLVPWEQARDFAGNLRALGVDAAFELIPGAGHDILCEERHRQAVEFFAPLRAALPPAG from the coding sequence ATGGCCGCCAACCTGATCATTCGGGACCTCTCCGAGTCCCCGGCGCCTTGGGCGCTCGACCTTCATCTGCCTGAGGGAGACGGACCTTTCCCCGTCCTCATCTGGATTCACGGCGGCGGCTGGCACAGCGGAACCAAGGACATCGATTTTGCCGAGCCCTATCTCCGCGCGGGATTTGCGCTGGCCAGCATCGGCTACCGGCTCACCAGCGGCGGAAGCTGTTTCCCTGCGCCCATCGAGGATTGTGTGGCCGCGACGGCGTGGTTTCAGCGCAATGCCTCGCGTTGGAATATTGACTGTAGCCGCCCGGGCATTTTCGGGCACTCCGCGGGAGGGCATCTGGCGAGCCTCGTCGCGCTGGCTTCCGCGGGTGCGACGCCATTTGCGCGGCCTGACCTGCGTCCTTTTGCCCGGGCGCTGATCTGGTCGGGGCCGCTGAACCTCGCCCGCGAGGCGGGAGGGTGGCCGCGCTCGACGTTTGCGTGGAATCCCGACGATGCCTACTGCCGGACGTTCTTCCCCGGCGGCGCGTACGACGAGGAGTTTGCCACCTGGGCGAGTGCGTCGTCCTATCTCTCCCCGGGCATGCCGCCCACGCTCGTGATCCACGGGCAGGACGACCAGTTGGTTCCCTGGGAGCAGGCTCGTGATTTCGCCGGGAACCTGCGCGCCCTCGGTGTCGACGCCGCGTTTGAACTGATCCCTGGCGCCGGGCACGACATCCTCTGCGAGGAAAGGCACCGCCAGGCGGTGGAGTTCTTCGCGCCGTTGCGGGCAGCGCTGCCGCCCGCTGGCTGA
- a CDS encoding sodium:solute symporter family protein → MTTLDWCILIAPLTLVFAMAIYSRRYLRSVADFMSAGRVAGPYLLAVARGEMQAGAVVFVASFELIARSGFTLNWWGLIGIPVSLLVALSGFVVYRFRQTRALTLSQFFEQRYSRRLRVFTGMLGFVAGIVNFGIIPAVGARAMVYFLGLPATIQVAGWSFDTYIALMAIFLGGALFMVLCGGLISMMVTDCLEGILSQVFYLVIIAALLMLFRWSEINEVLAAQPPGQSLLNPFDSSGIKDFNLWYILMGLFVTVYGTMAWQNAQGYNSAAISPHASVMGGILGRWREAGKAAVVTLLAVCAMTFLKHPDFAAQAQPVLDEVARIGNPQIEQQMLIPCALSHFLPAGILGLLCAILLMGIIGGDSSHIHSWGGIFIQDVVMPLRREPLSPERHILWLRLSMVGVAGFAFLFGIFFRQTEYIFLWWAVTMAIYVGGAGAVIIGGLYWKKGTTAGAWAALLIGSSLSVGGILARQVWGDAFPINVQQASFFATLLALVAYVVVSMLTCREDFNMDRLLHRGAYAENDPALKPLAPMPSAWSRMVGVTSDFSRSDKWIAGSYLGWSLLWFVVFLTGCAWNLLAPWPVEVWSAYWHVVGIGVPVFMALVMAVWFTWGGLRDMGRLFRKLSAERVDPADDGSVPGGH, encoded by the coding sequence GTGACGACGCTAGACTGGTGCATCCTGATCGCGCCGCTGACGCTGGTTTTTGCCATGGCGATTTACTCGCGCCGCTACCTGCGGAGCGTGGCGGACTTTATGTCCGCCGGGCGTGTGGCAGGCCCGTACCTGCTGGCGGTGGCGAGGGGCGAGATGCAGGCGGGCGCGGTGGTGTTTGTCGCATCGTTCGAACTCATCGCACGATCCGGCTTCACCCTGAACTGGTGGGGGCTGATCGGCATCCCGGTGAGCCTCCTTGTCGCGCTTTCAGGATTCGTCGTCTACCGCTTCCGCCAGACCCGGGCGCTCACGCTCTCACAGTTCTTTGAGCAACGCTACAGCCGCAGGCTGCGGGTCTTTACCGGCATGCTCGGGTTCGTCGCGGGCATCGTGAATTTCGGCATCATTCCCGCCGTGGGTGCGCGGGCCATGGTGTATTTCCTTGGCCTTCCCGCGACGATCCAGGTGGCGGGCTGGTCCTTTGACACCTACATCGCGCTGATGGCGATCTTCCTCGGAGGCGCCTTGTTCATGGTGCTGTGCGGCGGGCTGATTTCCATGATGGTGACGGATTGTCTCGAGGGCATTCTCTCGCAGGTCTTCTACCTCGTCATCATCGCCGCCCTGCTGATGCTTTTCCGCTGGAGCGAGATCAACGAAGTGCTTGCCGCCCAGCCACCGGGGCAATCGCTGCTCAATCCCTTTGACTCCTCGGGAATCAAGGATTTCAACCTCTGGTATATCCTCATGGGATTGTTCGTCACGGTCTATGGCACGATGGCCTGGCAGAATGCCCAGGGGTACAACTCCGCTGCGATCTCGCCTCACGCCTCGGTGATGGGCGGCATCCTCGGGCGCTGGCGGGAGGCGGGGAAGGCCGCCGTCGTCACGCTGCTCGCGGTCTGCGCCATGACCTTTCTCAAGCATCCCGACTTCGCCGCGCAGGCCCAGCCCGTGCTGGACGAGGTGGCGCGTATCGGCAACCCCCAGATCGAGCAGCAGATGCTTATTCCCTGCGCGCTGTCGCACTTCCTGCCGGCGGGAATCCTCGGCCTGCTCTGTGCGATCCTGCTCATGGGCATCATCGGCGGCGACTCGAGTCATATCCATTCCTGGGGCGGTATCTTCATCCAGGATGTCGTCATGCCGCTGCGCAGGGAACCGCTCTCGCCGGAGCGCCATATCCTGTGGCTGCGGCTCTCGATGGTGGGCGTGGCGGGGTTTGCTTTTCTCTTTGGCATCTTCTTCCGGCAAACCGAGTATATCTTTCTGTGGTGGGCGGTGACCATGGCCATCTACGTCGGCGGTGCGGGCGCGGTCATCATCGGTGGGCTGTACTGGAAAAAAGGCACGACCGCCGGGGCGTGGGCGGCGCTGCTTATCGGCTCGTCGCTCTCGGTTGGCGGCATCCTCGCGCGGCAGGTCTGGGGTGATGCCTTCCCGATCAATGTCCAGCAGGCTTCCTTCTTCGCCACGTTGCTCGCGCTGGTTGCCTACGTGGTCGTTTCGATGCTCACCTGCCGCGAGGATTTCAACATGGACCGCCTGCTGCATCGCGGCGCGTACGCCGAGAATGATCCCGCGCTGAAACCCCTCGCCCCCATGCCCTCGGCGTGGAGCCGCATGGTCGGGGTGACGTCGGACTTTTCCCGCTCGGACAAGTGGATCGCGGGTTCCTACCTGGGGTGGAGCCTGCTCTGGTTCGTCGTTTTCCTCACCGGGTGCGCGTGGAATCTCCTCGCGCCCTGGCCGGTGGAGGTGTGGTCAGCCTACTGGCACGTGGTGGGAATCGGCGTGCCGGTCTTCATGGCGCTGGTCATGGCGGTGTGGTTCACCTGGGGTGGCCTGCGCGACATGGGCCGACTGTTTCGCAAGCTCTCCGCCGAGCGCGTCGATCCGGCGGATGACGGATCCGTACCGGGCGGGCATTGA
- a CDS encoding LamG domain-containing protein, whose amino-acid sequence MKTLLPAAISLALPLTLCAEAPQPLFFFDFNTPGKVEANKGSDPASLVFRSADRQEADLHGPAGSGLTGAPTDLALDNSTATAMGKDGVGGLASVKTAQLSAHSFTVTGWIKAEGDRPVADGARLVEMVSPAGGFFVFGDASDGTLATIINSNSVPSEKDAYAAAGSWIFFAVSYDGGTQTVVYYIGSPTEAVTEAGSKNVPAGVLADVKAPLMLLNSGNFERPFKGWMDNFRLFTSENDSSGVLSLDQLEAIRQKDLGKK is encoded by the coding sequence ATGAAAACCCTCCTCCCTGCAGCGATTTCCCTGGCCCTTCCCCTCACCCTCTGCGCGGAAGCCCCGCAGCCGCTCTTCTTTTTCGACTTCAACACGCCCGGCAAGGTCGAGGCCAACAAAGGGTCCGATCCTGCCAGTCTCGTTTTCCGCTCCGCGGATCGCCAGGAGGCGGATCTGCATGGGCCCGCCGGATCGGGTCTCACGGGAGCGCCGACGGACCTGGCGCTGGATAACTCCACGGCCACGGCCATGGGCAAGGATGGCGTGGGCGGGCTGGCTTCGGTGAAAACCGCCCAGCTGTCCGCCCATTCCTTCACCGTCACAGGCTGGATCAAGGCGGAGGGCGACCGCCCGGTGGCCGATGGAGCGCGCCTGGTCGAGATGGTGTCGCCTGCAGGCGGGTTTTTCGTCTTTGGCGACGCGAGCGATGGCACGCTGGCCACCATCATCAACAGCAACTCCGTCCCGTCCGAGAAGGACGCCTATGCCGCCGCCGGCTCCTGGATTTTCTTTGCGGTATCCTATGATGGCGGCACGCAGACGGTCGTCTACTACATTGGCAGCCCGACCGAGGCCGTCACCGAGGCGGGCAGCAAGAACGTCCCTGCCGGGGTTCTCGCCGATGTCAAAGCCCCGCTCATGCTGCTCAACTCGGGCAATTTCGAGCGCCCATTCAAGGGCTGGATGGATAACTTCCGCCTCTTTACCTCGGAGAATGATTCCTCCGGGGTGCTCTCGCTGGATCAGTTGGAAGCAATCCGCCAGAAGGACCTGGGCAAGAAATAA